The Xylocopa sonorina isolate GNS202 chromosome 17, iyXylSono1_principal, whole genome shotgun sequence DNA segment ATGAAGTCGTCCAAAATATGATAAATGCCTAATGAAAGTAatattatgaattaaaattcatgttgCCACACAATGAATCAGttaagaaaaaatatttaaaaatgttgCTTACCTCTAGGAGGACATTATGAACGTTGTCATCAGGGTAGAAGTGGTAGATGAATCCAACGTCGAAGTAATAGCTGAAAAACTTCAAAAAGAACGAAACTATTAGAATTAGGTTTGCGAAAATGTTTATTGAAATTTAGAGTTTCATAATTAAAGCAGAAAAGATAATTACATTTTTGGCTCCTGGAGCACAGCAATATCCATTTCAAGCAGGCGATGTGACTCTAATACcgaatataaatattttaaaaatccaagaaaaaaataaaaataaaagtctATTATagtatcgtaataagaagtattataatttgcgaagcaaacactgactctaatCTCGCGAATAATTATTATGACAGATTAAATATAACAATAAGTAGAGCAGCTGTGctctaaaaaatataaaaaaatcaaacgcagcaaacactgactctaccaaccgcattgcgcgcggtcaccaaAATTTTCTGGAAGAAAACTATTATTAGTGAGGGGACAAAGGGAGGAAATAAATAAGACACAATTTTATTTTTCACAGTACTTTCTAATTTCTTCGAGCGTTTGTTCGTGAAAATAACTCTTTGCTAAAGCTgtgtgaaatatagatatgaaacatcatgtataagtattataaaatatttgcaaatattgcaaattattaattaataatacatGACTGATCTGTATAATTTTTCCTTTGACACCATTTGTCATCAGAATTTAAAACATATTAAAATTTACTAATTTGTTAAATGTATCATATGTTACGAATattcaaaaatatatataagaaCCATTAGTAAGCTAATCATTTATTATTCATTACATATATATTGTGAATTAAAATTCAGATTTTACCACTATGAACcaattaagaaataatataaatgattCACCTTTCACCTTCAAGATAATTctcttttaataataaattcaaTATTACCACAAAATCTTCATAAATACTACTCCATAAATACTTCTACTGCTACTGTTCCACTCATTATTGACCATTATGATGTATATAAACTCTCAGTTTAATCATTTGGAATGTCTCATCAATTAATAGTCTATAACAATGTAGAATAAAACAGTTGTACTCGGAATGTGTAATAATAAAACCAACTGTATTGAAGTTAAACAATAATCAAACTCGAATCATGATTCAAAAGTGCAAATATAATCTATAGAGTATTGTAAGAATAAAATACACGAGCAGCAAATAGACAAACAAAATCCAATAAATTGATTTACGTTTCGAATACTAATGatgtacaatatataattaACCAAGAGTAGGTATCAGTTGAATAAAGAGTTGGTCACAATAAAGATGCTTATAAGATAACAACTGTAAATATTCTGCAGTCGATAAACAAGTCTGTAGCGTACCTCAAAAACAGCGAGACAGGTTCGACACGATCAGAAGGACAACACACAATGACGAGTCGTACCACTGCAACCTTTATACGTGTGACGTATGTTCTCCTTCACTTCACCGCCACACTTGTTGACTTCGACCACCAAATTAAAATTTTCTCTTAGAATGCGATGTACACCTGCGAAAATACAATTTCCACAATGAATTAACACATTATAATAACGCAATCACTGTTAAAACATTTAATattgaaaatgaaattttatgCGCTAcacaatttcttagcaagcgTAAGTGTAAAATTTCAACTCGGATATTTCTCGAGAAATACTGAATAATTTGTATAAAAGATTATAAATACGCGTACTTCGTTTCACATATTACACTTTTCGTCGTATTTTAGGTGTGCAAACACTTTTTAGTTAACTTTAAAATGAAAATTTAGAGTAGCAATGAGAAGAGACGCCACCTCCATGACAGCTTCAACTAGTCTACAAGGGATTTGAATCTTAGCGCATGCGCGTTCGACATTAAAGCAAGGCGCTCGAAGCAAACGAATATATTTGACAAAATAACAAGATATTGAACATTTTCAGCATAAGAATTGAAATTTTATGTATTACAGACAATAAATTATAGAAAGAACAAATATACAATTGTACTTACGTATTTCTCGAGATAATAATTGTCACGCTGCTAATGGCTTCGTATAGCTTCTTAGAATCAACCCAGTTTGACGAACTATTCTATTCTTCTTGTTCTTCATTGCAGCCAGTAAAATCCTCGTAGATTTATTGAGAATTATTTTGTTCCTACGTTCATTACTGTACCAAGTACAGTTTATGTTTAGTGAACAGCAGATGAGTTGTAAATTTCTTGAACAAGAGTTGCTCCGTTCTTACGTTCCTCCCCCCAGCAAGTCAGGATTAATAATGCTGATTGCGTAAAAAAACCGGGTCCTTATATACTAATCGTAAGTGCAATAGATTAACCAATCAGATCGTTCGAATTCTAAGCGTTAACCAATTACAGTTGAAACGAACAATAGCCACCCTCGCATCGATGCTACGAGCGATCTGATTGGTTAACAATTGTTACTCTGTTTGGGTATATAAGGGCACGGTTTTTGCATTAACTTTAATATCAAACTTGACTTGCTGGAGGGAGGAACGTCAGCGCTTGCATTTATGCTTAGTGTATAAGGGCAGTTATATTATTTCATAAGGTTAACTTTTTCAATGTAAGATGATAGAGATGGTTAAAAGAAACAGAATTAAcggtaatgaatattttaggTCCACGAATACCATATATTGAGTAATTTACATTGAAAACGATGAAATCAAATTTCTTTCGCAATTGTGTTTCCTTTTCAGCATTTGGACCTGACGACACTCGATTTAATACCACGTTGAAAGGATAGAATATTAGTTTTACAAGAGATGCACTTGCGTACAAGATATAACAATGCAGAAATCAACGGAAATCTGTTCGCACAGAGTAAATAAGCAATTAATTCAGGTATTAATTCACAGATTACTTATTCTATCTTATTCTCTGTGGTGATAATGAAAAAGTTATGTAAAAATTAAACATCCTTATGATATTACAAATATGATAACTTCTATTTTGGTAGTCGGATAGAATATTTTTTGCTTGATATAAGTTCTCATTCTCGATTATAGAGGGCATACCAGAACTTGTACCTTCTTTGCGTGATCGATATTTCAGAGTGTAAAACAAAGTCGTACAAGATGATAGATATTTATTCATGTGTATGTTCTGGACCTCGTTGATGCTCTAACAAAATTTATATTGCATATGCTTAtcattatataataattatttacatattatatcttgattgTATTATATCACGTATTTCTATGATTGAGATATATAGCATCTGGGCAAATGAAATTGATAtcaaattataaataattttcacAATTCCTTGTAAGATAAATGGTTTATCTTGTTTCTCATATGTAAATTGTTTGCTCTGACAGTAACTCTACTGTTTTACACTGCCCTCTACAGCTTATAATGGTAAGGATTAATACAAAGAATGCGTATCCTATACCGATAAAACTGCAGCAAGCAATACTGTTTACAGAATGAATGATCATTCAAAAGAACAAACTCATTTTTAGAATATTTTTCTTATATGCATACAATTCATAAATCCGCTTATTAGACTACACATATGTAATCGATATATTTCAATCCATATACAATTGTATTAATAACTGCATTTTCTATAATATTCTACTAAATTTGTCTAGATTACTTAACATAGTTTGTCAGTTTAAAAAAAAGAATTTCTTTATATCTATCCTACAATTCGCAAAAGATCTTTGGTATGGAAATAAAAATCTGCTTTGAATGAAGGCAACCACTATACACGAATTAGCGTACAAATATGAGAAAAAAACTAACCCAACGGGTTTCGTAGTTCGCAAAAATAGAATAATGCTGAGAAACGATTGTTACCTGCCATGGACAGGTCGAATACCAAGGGAACCGTACCTCGTTTAAGAGGGTATGTTTCCATTGTCTGCCCACGGCATGTGCAGCAGGTGCAACCCCAAAGAAATATAGTACGTAAAGCCCCATGATCCTTTGGCCTTTTCAGGTCAAAATACAACGGTACATTCTGACCTTCGAAGTCTAACTTTTCAGTAACTAGGATAAATTCATTTCAACTACAGTCCTAATGAATTCTTACACATAACATTCTGAAATTTAAAAGTATTAACGAAAGATTGTAGCGTATTAGATCACTCAATTTTATATCCTCACGGTAATTTGTAAATACCAGAAGTCTTAATAAcgtaaaataatttataaataaatattctaaACGTGCGTAGACAAACTTTTATTACTTTTTATTGTAATTGTTATGGTCAAATGATTTAGAAAGTCAGATATTTCTTGTTTTCTTGCATGATATATAAAGCACGCGAAAACGCTCGATAATCGATTTCCAAACGACCACCTCGTTCACGGGAGAAACATTTATGCACAGCGTCCAGTTCTCTATTACTGATTAATTGTAACATACGCCTAACTGACAGAGCTTTGATCAAACACTCCTTCGAAATGGTACCTGCGTTTTCTTTATCGTAGTCCTGCAATTTAAAAATTTACATGATCATAAAGAATAGACGCTGGAAAAATTATCCAATATCCCTGCTCCTTTTATATCCATTCGAAAAATCCGATATTCTCCAACGACTTTAAATAGTAGATCGTGTTTGTGGACCTTGAATAACTCCTCTAAGTTTGGCTGCCGTACTATACTGAGCTTGTCTAACGCCGTCGTGACCATGTGCCTTTCATCGAAATTCAAGAATGTTTTAGAAGTAGCTTCCGGGGGCACATGCTGTACAGGGACTAAAAGTGGGGCTCTCTCTAAACTTCCCATAGCAACAGCTTCTTCCACCAATTCCCCGAATTTCAAGTAATCCACGTAATCCGGCCTTTAACGCGATCAATCGTATAAAAGGAAGAAATTGTAGAACACGAGAGAATATAACTTGTCGCATTAGAAGGTGTCGCGTttatttatatgtataatatatatatttttatacctTAAAGGTGATTGGAAAACTTTCATAATAGTTCCCATTTCTGCGCAAGTCAAGTTGCAACGCAGTTGATCCAATCCCCGCAGAAACTCTGTTCTTTTTATAACGTGTTCGTTATGAACGTCGTATTGCCGCATGAATTCAATAACCTGCGTATCAAAgtaaagtaaaaataaatacaTTGCTGTTTAATGGAGAAACTGAAAGTATCTGCGTTTTGTGCTATACCTTGATTCTTTCACGCACAACTTTCGCTTTTATTTTGGCTAAAATTAGAACGATATTTGTCTCGTCAACAGTCGCTTCCGGTGGCGACTTCTCAGCGTTAATTATTGTTTTCTCTTTCAGCACAGACTGATACAAAGGCTCTTCAATTCGTCGAGCTTCTAATTCTTTTAAGAACCAATTATAATTAAAGCCCAAGTCGTCGTTATACCTTTGTTCTAACGCAAATTGTTCTTCTTCAGAAAGTAATAACGCAGCAGTCGATAGAACTTGGCGTAATTGCGAACGTGATACATGGCCCTTGTTATgcctagaaaataattaaaaacagAATCGTATAGTACATTCAATACTTCTTTAAGGGCCGTTTAAAATGAAATTCAAGTATACATATACCGATCGTAATCTTTAAAAAATTGTTTCAAAAATATCCTTCTCTCCTCTATCCGATATCGAACTTTTAATAATGTTTTCTCGCAAAGATCTCTTACGCTTTGCCCTTCGCATTGCCAATTGGACACTCCTCTTCGATTTAGTTCCGCTATTTCTTTTGGCGGAGATTCAATCCTAAAACTCGGCAACTTTTCAAGTTCCTTTACAGTAAATACTAAAAACCAAACGAAAATTGAGTTAGTTGTTAAAAAACAAGGTGTATCTTTCTCCAAAGATGACTCTTCCGGCTTAGTTACATAAACTCATCAAAGAAATATCGACTGCATATTGCATCAAGTAAAAGGAATACCTTTATCGATGTCGTCTTCAAATGTACGCCAACATACACGATCAGGGTCATTTGGATCTTTATAAAGCGTAACAAGTGCATCAATTTCCGTTTCCGCAAGATAAAGACGTCCCAAGCTAGAAATCTGAAGGCTATCTAAACTTCTCTTAAAGTTGGAAACCGTCACTTTGCCGGCGTTCAAAGGATCAAAGCTctgttattaattataattattcatttattCCATTGTGAAAGAGAAGTTAAGAGTTACTGGAATCTACGATTAAAATATCATGGATCACCTTAAAGAAGTCAGAGATACGTATTCGACTTTCGAGAATATGTCTTTGAATGCGTTGGATAACTTCTGTCAAAGGCATCGGACTT contains these protein-coding regions:
- the LOC143431152 gene encoding uncharacterized protein LOC143431152 isoform X2, with product MPEEQKILRLQDVWRTCNKIRAAIFRVGFNLWDFYKPLDPNNNCLISESKFVSVLAGSLKDQIGLSDKEICDLADYFRVQDGRIFYTQFCKIIHDNAPEFDKNKPLVTGLEWEDPDHVNRISASEHRRLCLILTQIAVLVNKRRLILRPYFQDYELIAKNAGTVTFTHFGRILKFLGIALASEEFCLLVKRFAKDAYTINYVAFLKALDEIQSYLDEHQMLSLGGELLDQFPGRIITAELPKLPRPEIGKFTPSKLFGRQTVFHPVMEEAKSPMPLTEVIQRIQRHILESRIRISDFFKSFDPLNAGKVTVSNFKRSLDSLQISSLGRLYLAETEIDALVTLYKDPNDPDRVCWRTFEDDIDKVFTVKELEKLPSFRIESPPKEIAELNRRGVSNWQCEGQSVRDLCEKTLLKVRYRIEERRIFLKQFFKDYDRHNKGHVSRSQLRQVLSTAALLLSEEEQFALEQRYNDDLGFNYNWFLKELEARRIEEPLYQSVLKEKTIINAEKSPPEATVDETNIVLILAKIKAKVVRERIKVIEFMRQYDVHNEHVIKRTEFLRGLDQLRCNLTCAEMGTIMKVFQSPLRPDYVDYLKFGELVEEAVAMGSLERAPLLVPVQHVPPEATSKTFLNFDERHMVTTALDKLSIVRQPNLEELFKDYDKENAGTISKECLIKALSVRRMLQLISNRELDAVHKCFSRERGGRLEIDYRAFSRALYIMQENKKYLTF
- the LOC143431152 gene encoding uncharacterized protein LOC143431152 isoform X3, whose product is MPEEQKVKSSIPATFPKIRYRGKILRLQDVWRTCNKIRAAIFRVGFNLWDFYKPLDPNNNCLISAPEFDKNKPLVTGLEWEDPDHVNRISASEHRRLCLILTQIAVLVNKRRLILRPYFQDYELIAKNAGTVTFTHFGRILKFLGIALASEEFCLLVKRFAKDAYTINYVAFLKALDEIQSYLDEHQMLSLGGELLDQFPGRIITAELPKLPRPEIGKFTPSKLFGRQTVFHPVMEEAKSPMPLTEVIQRIQRHILESRIRISDFFKSFDPLNAGKVTVSNFKRSLDSLQISSLGRLYLAETEIDALVTLYKDPNDPDRVCWRTFEDDIDKVFTVKELEKLPSFRIESPPKEIAELNRRGVSNWQCEGQSVRDLCEKTLLKVRYRIEERRIFLKQFFKDYDRHNKGHVSRSQLRQVLSTAALLLSEEEQFALEQRYNDDLGFNYNWFLKELEARRIEEPLYQSVLKEKTIINAEKSPPEATVDETNIVLILAKIKAKVVRERIKVIEFMRQYDVHNEHVIKRTEFLRGLDQLRCNLTCAEMGTIMKVFQSPLRPDYVDYLKFGELVEEAVAMGSLERAPLLVPVQHVPPEATSKTFLNFDERHMVTTALDKLSIVRQPNLEELFKDYDKENAGTISKECLIKALSVRRMLQLISNRELDAVHKCFSRERGGRLEIDYRAFSRALYIMQENKKYLTF
- the LOC143431152 gene encoding uncharacterized protein LOC143431152 isoform X1; its protein translation is MPEEQKVKSSIPATFPKIRYRGKILRLQDVWRTCNKIRAAIFRVGFNLWDFYKPLDPNNNCLISESKFVSVLAGSLKDQIGLSDKEICDLADYFRVQDGRIFYTQFCKIIHDNAPEFDKNKPLVTGLEWEDPDHVNRISASEHRRLCLILTQIAVLVNKRRLILRPYFQDYELIAKNAGTVTFTHFGRILKFLGIALASEEFCLLVKRFAKDAYTINYVAFLKALDEIQSYLDEHQMLSLGGELLDQFPGRIITAELPKLPRPEIGKFTPSKLFGRQTVFHPVMEEAKSPMPLTEVIQRIQRHILESRIRISDFFKSFDPLNAGKVTVSNFKRSLDSLQISSLGRLYLAETEIDALVTLYKDPNDPDRVCWRTFEDDIDKVFTVKELEKLPSFRIESPPKEIAELNRRGVSNWQCEGQSVRDLCEKTLLKVRYRIEERRIFLKQFFKDYDRHNKGHVSRSQLRQVLSTAALLLSEEEQFALEQRYNDDLGFNYNWFLKELEARRIEEPLYQSVLKEKTIINAEKSPPEATVDETNIVLILAKIKAKVVRERIKVIEFMRQYDVHNEHVIKRTEFLRGLDQLRCNLTCAEMGTIMKVFQSPLRPDYVDYLKFGELVEEAVAMGSLERAPLLVPVQHVPPEATSKTFLNFDERHMVTTALDKLSIVRQPNLEELFKDYDKENAGTISKECLIKALSVRRMLQLISNRELDAVHKCFSRERGGRLEIDYRAFSRALYIMQENKKYLTF